The genomic interval GTCTTGCCGATGGACGTCGCCACGGAATAGGAGGCGAGGTTGTCCAGGCTAAGGAGAGCTACCTTGGACTGTTGGGTCGACGCGGCGGAACTGACCAGGAGTTTGTCTCCCAGGATTGCCAGTTCCCGGATGCTGGGATCGGCCAGCATCTCCGAGGGGGTGACGTTCGCGAAGGTTCGGGTGGCGCGGCTGTACACCCAGAGGCACGCCCGCCCCGCGCTGCCGCCGCCGCCGAGCGTGCTGCCGGCGCCAAAGAACACTGTGGTATCCGTGGCCGCAACCGCGCGCGCCAGCGTGGCGCCTGTATCGGGGATCCCCAGGCTGATGACTTGGCCGGTCGCGGGGTTGTACTCCCACAGCGCCGGCTTGGTGGGACTGCCGCCGCCCACCGCGTACACGCGGCCGTTCGGTGCCACGCTGAGGTCGCGGACGTCGCGGTCACCGATCCGGCCGATCGGTGTTGCCTTCGTGGACAGGGTGGCCAGGTCCCAGCGGTAAAGGTTCGGCAGGGTGCCAACGGCATTCTGGAGGACACCGGCGTACAGGTAGCGGCCCGTGGAATCGGCCGCCAGGGCCTGAATGCTGTAACCCGTGTCCAGTACGGTCTCGCCGACTACCTTGCCCGTGGGCACGTGGAAAGCGACGATGCGGACGGGATCGAGGTTGCGGGAACCGATGTAGACGATGTCGCCGACCAGGATCGAACTCATCAGCGAGAACTGGACCACCGCTGGTCCCAGGTCGATGATTTCGGTGGTGTGGCGCCCGCTGCGCTGGGCGGACAAATCCGCGGCGGCCGCCGGTCCGGACGTTGGCAGGCCAAGCGCGGCGGCCAGACCTGCCGCACCGCCTGCCTGCAAGATGGCTCGCCTGCTGATCTGTGGGTTCTTCATTGAACATCCTTTTACTCGTTGGGGACGAAGGGAGGAGATGGATTCAGGGGGTTCGACGGCGGCACCCGCGCCGGTTTCAAAAGCCGGGTGCCGCCGTCGGGCTCTGCTTTCGCAGGGTGCCCTGACCGGCTGCTTGATCAGGCGGTGTAGGCCAGGTCCTCGACCTGGACGGGGAAGCGCAGCGGCTCGCCCCGGGAAACGCGGTGGGCTTCGGCCACGGCGGTGGCGGCCAGCCGCTCCAGTTCATTGCCGAGGGATCCGGCAAGGTGAGGGGTCAGCAGAACGTTGGGGTTGGTGTAGAAGCCCGAGTCCGCGGGCAGGTCCCAGGGCGTGGTGACGTCCAGGATGGCAAACAGTTCGTGCCGTTCCAGTCGCGCCAGGAGTGCGTCCTGGTCCACCAGCTCGCCGCGGGCGGTGTTGATGAACGTGGACCCGGTCCGGAGGCGCGCTATGAGGTCGGCATTGATCAGGTTCAGGGTGGAGGGAAGCGACGGTGCGTGCAGGGACACGACGTCGCTGCTTTCCACCAGTTCCGCCAGGCCCACCACCTGCACTCCGAGGGCAGCGGCATCCTGCGGGGTCAAGTAGGGGTCGGCCACCACGACGTCGAGGTCGTACGGCTCGAGCAGGCGGATGACGTGCCTGCCTATTTTGGACGCACCGATGATGCCCACCCTTTTGCCATAGTTGCCCATGTCAGGGAACAGTTGGTCCGGCTCGATGGGTGACTTTTCGGTGTGCAGCGTCCGCGCGATCTGCAGGACCCTTTTGTTGGCCAGCAGGATCATGGCCAGCGCGTATTCAGCCACCGGGATGGCGTTGGCGTCTGCTGCCGTGCTGACCTGGACGCCCCGGGTCCAGCACTCACTGTCCACATGGTGCTTCACGGTCCCGCCGGCGTGCAGGATGTGGCGCAGCCGTGGGGCGGCATCCAGAACGGCGGCATCCACGGTGGGGCAGCCCCATCCGGTGATGAGGATGTCGGTTTCGGCGAGCAGCCCCAACGAACGGGATGACGTGAAGTCCTCCATGGGCTCCTGGCTCAGGAGCCGCAGGTCAGGGTTCAGGGATTCCAAGCGCTGGGTGGAGAAGATCCTCGGGGCTACGCCGGGGCCCATGGCAAGTGCTACGTTCAGGATTTTGGGGCTCATTTGACGGCTCCCGCGGTCAGTCCGGACTTCCAGAAGCGTTGCAGCATGATGAACGCCAGCAGGAGCGGAATCACGGAGAGCAGCGAACCTGTGATCACCAGGGGGACGAACTCGGGCTGGGGGACCGCGTAGCCCTGCCAGATGGAGATGCCCACGCTGACCGGCAGCAGCTTCTGGTCCTGGAGCATCACCAGGGGAAGCATGAAGTTGTTCCATACCCCAACGAACTGGAACAGGGCAATGGTGATGTAGCCCGGCATCATCATGGGCAGGCCCAGGGAGAAGAAGGAGCGGATGGGTCCGGCGCCGTCCACGCGCGCTGCCTCCAGCGTCTCCATGGGGACATAGGAAGCGGCATAGACGCGGGCCAGGTACACACCGAAGGGGTTGCACAGGACGGGGATCAGGACGGCCCAGATGGTGTTGGTCATGCCCACCACCGATGCCAGCAGATACATGGGCAGCACCGTTGCCGTGTTGGGAATCAGGACCCCAACCAGCACGAATCCGAACAGCGAGTCCTTGCCGCGGAACTGGAACTTGTCAAAGGCATAGCCGGCCATGACGGAGATGAGGCTGCCAACGACGGCGCCGACGCCCGCATACAGGACGGAGTTGCCCATCCAACGGAAGAACATTCCTCCGTCCTGGGCTGCCACTGCGGCGATGTTTTCGAAGAGGGCAAAGTTGCCCAAGGCGTAGGCGCTGGTGCCGTAGAGGTCTGCGGCGTTCTT from Pseudarthrobacter sp. SSS035 carries:
- a CDS encoding carbohydrate ABC transporter permease is translated as MSTNTLPLSRKKTPKRAGTKPAPRQNFTARQGGFASKFTVNGLLILGSLYMVVPVLWLLVASTKNAADLYGTSAYALGNFALFENIAAVAAQDGGMFFRWMGNSVLYAGVGAVVGSLISVMAGYAFDKFQFRGKDSLFGFVLVGVLIPNTATVLPMYLLASVVGMTNTIWAVLIPVLCNPFGVYLARVYAASYVPMETLEAARVDGAGPIRSFFSLGLPMMMPGYITIALFQFVGVWNNFMLPLVMLQDQKLLPVSVGISIWQGYAVPQPEFVPLVITGSLLSVIPLLLAFIMLQRFWKSGLTAGAVK
- a CDS encoding hydroxyacid dehydrogenase — encoded protein: MSPKILNVALAMGPGVAPRIFSTQRLESLNPDLRLLSQEPMEDFTSSRSLGLLAETDILITGWGCPTVDAAVLDAAPRLRHILHAGGTVKHHVDSECWTRGVQVSTAADANAIPVAEYALAMILLANKRVLQIARTLHTEKSPIEPDQLFPDMGNYGKRVGIIGASKIGRHVIRLLEPYDLDVVVADPYLTPQDAAALGVQVVGLAELVESSDVVSLHAPSLPSTLNLINADLIARLRTGSTFINTARGELVDQDALLARLERHELFAILDVTTPWDLPADSGFYTNPNVLLTPHLAGSLGNELERLAATAVAEAHRVSRGEPLRFPVQVEDLAYTA